Proteins encoded within one genomic window of Acinetobacter sp. WCHA55:
- a CDS encoding flagellar protein FilF, with protein MKKQILWPFTLSTLVVALAGCGGESANVNPEPNQVNSVNGSCLLKDKNCVEFALDYPVDGINFVCSSDPDNTYITLMEPKTNAATGRCSEGDKIHFLLTGSSDKQVELGTVPLSEIGNISTVSASLPRLSILDMAKGLNGGTAATSLSPNDKTVKIAMALAKIFQALGLERGAGVVGDVQPFGILASKKADLSLLLTSISAEDYASGAYVEKIKPWIDVSQISNDDAFNVVQTLVLMNNSATYQADFPIFANALSENTGIGLPQGLYGCNATDCKTSPANLRHLIGSFIILTDRQGYTFGSGVQWRGPLKEQLGSDLATSVTVDLLKNIEPAKMNALAQTSWINPLTKSIQQPFKFNLTDPNSDDFTITQGKLFNDYLIAGTEKFYKQLTKDPNASPSSYGLWQQNYGTDTFKGSFDAFKIFPIGYLDNDVFKSKSNVPSGQKYIFPLYANLTFKAKNSSDTVTLGIAIDESGDIRTDMQSASNKMTACTPLVTKGATLTTANNQTQYRIGTLGATDTSNKAVTFRILLANPIFDKIDGVVIGANTNIVSDVNSEGQQTSTVIGGARINLGNLLSANVNESAYISLSDFSGAGVKWTNIYKAYLSNYYEKNSIANQAAADFREGDVSIDIADCYKVLAK; from the coding sequence ATGAAAAAACAAATTTTATGGCCATTTACCTTGTCGACATTGGTTGTTGCCTTAGCAGGTTGTGGTGGTGAAAGTGCCAATGTGAATCCTGAACCGAATCAAGTGAACTCTGTTAACGGAAGCTGTTTACTGAAAGATAAAAACTGTGTTGAGTTTGCCTTGGATTATCCAGTTGATGGGATTAACTTTGTCTGTAGTAGTGATCCTGATAATACGTATATAACCTTGATGGAGCCGAAAACAAATGCGGCAACAGGCCGCTGCTCTGAAGGGGACAAAATCCACTTCTTGTTGACTGGAAGTTCGGATAAACAAGTCGAACTCGGTACAGTTCCTTTATCTGAAATTGGTAATATAAGTACAGTTTCAGCTTCACTACCACGCCTTAGTATTTTAGACATGGCAAAAGGGTTAAATGGTGGAACGGCTGCAACCAGTTTGAGTCCAAACGACAAGACTGTAAAAATTGCGATGGCTTTGGCGAAAATTTTTCAAGCTTTAGGTCTAGAGCGCGGTGCAGGGGTCGTTGGGGATGTACAACCTTTTGGTATTTTAGCTTCTAAGAAAGCAGACTTATCTCTTCTCTTGACATCGATTAGTGCTGAAGATTATGCATCAGGAGCATACGTAGAGAAAATCAAACCTTGGATCGATGTCAGCCAAATTAGCAATGATGATGCTTTTAACGTGGTCCAAACATTGGTGCTCATGAATAACTCTGCCACTTATCAAGCGGACTTCCCGATTTTTGCAAATGCACTATCGGAAAATACAGGAATTGGTTTACCACAAGGCTTATATGGTTGTAATGCTACAGACTGTAAGACCAGTCCTGCTAACCTTCGTCACTTAATTGGAAGCTTTATTATTCTTACGGATCGACAAGGTTATACCTTTGGTTCAGGTGTACAGTGGCGTGGACCATTAAAAGAACAATTAGGCAGTGATTTGGCAACCAGTGTGACGGTCGATTTACTGAAAAATATTGAACCTGCCAAAATGAATGCGTTAGCACAAACGTCTTGGATTAATCCCTTAACCAAAAGTATTCAGCAACCGTTTAAGTTTAATTTGACAGATCCAAATTCGGATGATTTCACCATTACCCAAGGCAAGCTGTTTAATGATTATCTAATTGCAGGGACGGAAAAATTTTATAAACAATTAACTAAAGATCCAAATGCTAGCCCGTCATCCTATGGTTTATGGCAGCAAAACTATGGCACGGATACCTTCAAAGGCTCATTTGACGCCTTTAAAATTTTTCCAATTGGTTATTTAGATAATGATGTATTTAAGTCTAAGAGCAATGTCCCGTCTGGGCAGAAGTATATTTTCCCACTGTATGCTAACTTAACTTTTAAGGCAAAAAACTCTAGCGATACTGTAACTCTAGGGATTGCAATTGATGAGTCGGGAGATATTCGTACGGATATGCAGTCTGCGAGTAATAAAATGACGGCATGTACACCGCTAGTAACAAAGGGTGCAACTTTAACGACAGCTAACAACCAAACACAGTATCGAATTGGGACTCTGGGTGCGACAGATACTTCAAATAAAGCTGTGACTTTCCGTATCCTCTTAGCAAATCCTATCTTTGATAAAATTGATGGCGTAGTTATTGGTGCAAATACCAATATTGTGAGTGATGTGAATAGTGAAGGGCAACAAACCTCTACAGTGATTGGTGGGGCGCGCATTAATCTCGGTAATTTATTGTCCGCTAATGTAAATGAAAGTGCTTATATTTCCCTCAGTGACTTTTCTGGTGCAGGGGTAAAGTGGACCAATATCTATAAGGCATATTTAAGTAACTATTATGAAAAAAATAGCATTGCCAATCAAGCAGCCGCGGACTTCCGTGAGGGTGATGTTTCAATTGACATTGCTGATTGCTATAAAGTATTAGCAAAATAA
- a CDS encoding undecaprenyl-diphosphate phosphatase, whose translation MDLLLLLKAAIMGIVEGITEFLPISSTGHLILASELMNFWTKEKSDVFVIAIQMGAIAAVIYEYWARLWGAATGIFSGEPQGRRLGIGLILASIPIVLIGLTFGQTVKELLFNDIAIAIGLIVGGLIIIWIEKHPPHERVHEVEDLSVKDAIWIGLIQVLSLIPGTSRSGATIIGAMFLGVSRKAATEFSFFLGIPVIIGAGLLDLYQSAHVFEGPQDWIVLATGIIVSFVSALLLIRALVAYVAKRDFMIFAWYRIASGLVILLFAFTGWKLW comes from the coding sequence ATGGATCTTTTACTGCTGCTCAAAGCGGCAATTATGGGTATTGTTGAAGGTATTACTGAATTTCTACCCATTTCGAGTACTGGACATTTAATTTTAGCTTCAGAACTCATGAATTTCTGGACCAAAGAAAAAAGTGATGTCTTTGTGATCGCCATTCAAATGGGGGCAATTGCAGCCGTCATTTATGAATATTGGGCACGTTTGTGGGGTGCGGCAACAGGAATTTTCAGTGGCGAACCCCAAGGTCGCCGTCTCGGGATTGGACTCATTTTAGCGTCGATTCCTATTGTGCTGATTGGTCTAACATTTGGTCAAACGGTGAAAGAGCTTTTATTTAATGATATTGCCATTGCGATCGGTTTGATTGTGGGTGGCTTGATTATTATTTGGATTGAAAAGCATCCACCACATGAGCGCGTCCATGAAGTTGAAGATCTGAGTGTGAAAGATGCGATTTGGATTGGTCTGATTCAAGTGCTGTCTTTAATTCCAGGGACATCACGTTCGGGGGCAACTATTATTGGTGCGATGTTCCTAGGTGTATCACGCAAAGCAGCCACTGAGTTTTCATTCTTCTTGGGTATTCCAGTAATTATTGGTGCGGGTCTGTTAGATTTGTACCAAAGTGCACATGTGTTTGAAGGACCACAAGATTGGATCGTATTGGCAACAGGCATTATTGTTTCTTTTGTTTCGGCTTTACTGTTGATTCGTGCTTTAGTTGCTTATGTGGCGAAGCGTGATTTCATGATTTTTGCATGGTACCGCATTGCTTCAGGCTTAGTAATTCTATTGTTTGCCTTTACGGGTTGGAAGTTATGGTAA
- a CDS encoding gamma carbonic anhydrase family protein, which yields MLYKFKSHAPKAMHQPWNGWIAENATVIGQVELGQQVSIWFGAVVRADNCKIRLGDFTNIQENAVLHTDAGIEMNIGNYVTIGHQAMLHGCTVGDNSLIGINAVVLNNAVIGKNCIIGANALIPEGKVIPDNSLVMGSPGKVVKTLDETAEARLKMSAMHYAEHFKQFIDLEPAHL from the coding sequence ATGTTGTACAAATTTAAAAGTCATGCCCCAAAAGCAATGCATCAACCATGGAATGGTTGGATTGCGGAAAATGCCACAGTGATCGGTCAAGTCGAATTGGGGCAGCAAGTCAGTATTTGGTTTGGAGCAGTCGTACGTGCAGACAATTGCAAAATTCGTTTAGGTGACTTCACCAATATTCAGGAAAATGCGGTTTTACATACTGATGCTGGGATTGAAATGAACATTGGCAATTATGTCACCATTGGGCATCAAGCCATGTTACATGGTTGCACTGTGGGCGATAATAGTCTGATTGGGATTAATGCCGTAGTTTTAAACAATGCAGTGATTGGGAAAAATTGCATTATTGGTGCGAATGCGCTGATTCCTGAAGGTAAAGTCATTCCAGATAACTCCCTCGTCATGGGCTCACCGGGTAAAGTCGTCAAAACTTTGGATGAAACGGCCGAGGCTCGTTTGAAAATGAGTGCAATGCATTATGCAGAACACTTTAAACAATTTATCGATTTAGAGCCGGCGCATTTATAA
- the tsaB gene encoding tRNA (adenosine(37)-N6)-threonylcarbamoyltransferase complex dimerization subunit type 1 TsaB — protein sequence MKVLALESANEQCSVSIVDENQELFFQLDTRAKAQTQTILPMIEHGFLQLGIKTEDLSCIAFSRGPGSFSGVRINAAVTQALAWSNDLPVVPVSTLQALAQAAHRVHGLTTVTAVLDARMSEVYIASFQLDADGIMQAVDEEQLLSYAAATECTPFILVGSGATLIDPSQIQYKDLSATAQDIATIARKNAQQQHWVSAELALPVYLRDNAWKKIPEQGKA from the coding sequence ATGAAAGTGCTGGCATTGGAATCTGCAAATGAGCAGTGTTCCGTCTCTATTGTAGATGAAAATCAAGAACTTTTTTTTCAATTGGATACGCGCGCAAAAGCACAAACGCAAACGATTCTCCCAATGATTGAACACGGTTTTCTACAGTTGGGGATAAAGACCGAAGATCTGTCTTGTATCGCTTTTAGTCGTGGTCCTGGTTCTTTCAGTGGCGTTCGTATTAATGCCGCCGTGACTCAAGCGTTGGCGTGGTCGAATGATTTACCTGTGGTTCCTGTCTCAACCTTACAAGCGCTCGCACAAGCTGCACATCGTGTGCATGGTCTAACCACAGTCACAGCAGTTTTAGACGCTCGCATGAGTGAAGTATATATTGCAAGTTTTCAATTAGATGCAGATGGCATCATGCAAGCCGTCGATGAAGAACAGCTTTTAAGCTATGCAGCGGCTACAGAATGTACACCGTTTATTTTAGTTGGTTCAGGCGCAACCTTAATTGACCCATCACAAATACAATACAAAGATTTAAGTGCAACTGCGCAAGATATTGCCACAATTGCGCGCAAGAATGCACAGCAACAACACTGGGTGAGTGCTGAACTTGCACTTCCAGTCTATTTACGTGATAACGCTTGGAAAAAAATCCCAGAACAGGGCAAAGCATAA
- a CDS encoding NUDIX hydrolase encodes MDFCSNCGQKTTEQIPLGDHQLRRVCTSCSSIHYVNPKVICGALALWENKVLLCRRAIEPRYGLWTLPAGYMELFETMEQGAARETREEAEAEVEIEQLYCMYNIPRIGQIYVLFKANLVDGKFGAGEESIECRLFEEDEIPWSELAFPSVEHTLRHYFADRKSNQFNLHLETLGTRLDHTG; translated from the coding sequence ATGGACTTTTGCAGCAATTGCGGACAAAAAACAACAGAACAAATCCCTCTTGGCGACCATCAATTGCGTCGTGTTTGCACCTCTTGTAGTTCTATTCATTATGTGAACCCTAAAGTGATTTGTGGCGCACTCGCACTTTGGGAAAATAAAGTATTATTATGCCGCCGTGCCATTGAACCGCGTTATGGGCTATGGACCTTACCAGCAGGTTACATGGAGTTGTTTGAAACCATGGAACAAGGCGCTGCACGAGAAACCCGTGAAGAAGCTGAGGCGGAAGTTGAAATTGAACAGCTGTATTGCATGTACAATATTCCGCGAATCGGACAAATTTATGTGCTCTTTAAAGCGAACTTAGTGGATGGAAAATTCGGTGCTGGTGAAGAAAGCATTGAATGTCGTTTATTTGAAGAAGATGAAATTCCTTGGTCAGAACTGGCTTTCCCAAGTGTCGAACATACCTTACGTCACTATTTTGCCGACCGTAAAAGTAATCAGTTTAATCTTCATCTCGAAACCCTAGGTACACGCTTAGACCACACAGGTTAA
- the filE gene encoding putative pilus assembly protein FilE, translating into MPSSLCLLGWISSASFAGEFFTIIGPDGRPMVVQRKASESPVKQVKQDHKQQEKGAREVSELKVPIPIPAKESVMQKKPVTEMQAHLPDTKPMPEETLSAEKKVTSSTVMQPERPLNKTETKVLVQQKVIETTQQIPQAPVSSIQTIKSTSMPQSITHTNPLSAEKPTASSSMFSQMDGTDYVRNEYLEDREFNLEGKRRFYTMPEGVIDHKTGATRFQVIEREKGVSKSVLNAMFKPKQKENLAPIALASTYYRMSQQDTIASLGQSCFKDKKLKKAKSLQVNHDINVWPKKPIKENFEFEIIKVDSNIQNIQLNSYASTQNDPTFYWPFAVFLDQNACVLEGAGGFKNDENLPSMLSHEMIAGILHVPEQSHYLLLTPLSSAVDVEHKVLTNHGQLKLIAIR; encoded by the coding sequence TTGCCCTCATCACTATGCTTATTGGGTTGGATTTCGAGTGCAAGTTTTGCGGGAGAGTTCTTTACGATTATTGGTCCAGATGGTAGACCGATGGTGGTACAACGCAAAGCCAGTGAGTCTCCAGTAAAGCAAGTGAAACAGGACCATAAGCAGCAAGAAAAGGGAGCGCGTGAAGTCTCTGAGCTTAAAGTACCAATACCGATACCCGCTAAGGAATCTGTAATGCAAAAGAAGCCTGTAACCGAAATGCAGGCTCATTTACCAGATACAAAGCCTATGCCCGAAGAGACACTTTCTGCTGAGAAGAAAGTCACTTCTTCTACAGTGATGCAGCCTGAGCGTCCATTAAACAAAACTGAAACCAAGGTGCTGGTTCAACAAAAAGTGATTGAAACCACTCAGCAGATCCCGCAAGCCCCAGTGAGTAGTATTCAAACCATTAAGTCTACATCAATGCCTCAAAGCATAACTCATACGAACCCACTAAGTGCAGAAAAACCAACGGCATCTTCAAGTATGTTTAGTCAAATGGATGGAACTGATTACGTTCGTAATGAATATTTAGAAGACCGTGAATTTAACTTAGAAGGCAAACGCCGTTTTTATACGATGCCTGAAGGAGTGATTGATCATAAAACTGGAGCGACTCGTTTTCAGGTCATTGAGCGAGAAAAAGGAGTCAGTAAATCTGTCCTTAACGCTATGTTTAAACCAAAGCAAAAAGAAAATTTAGCCCCGATTGCCTTAGCATCGACCTATTACCGAATGTCACAACAAGACACGATCGCTAGCTTAGGACAAAGCTGTTTTAAGGATAAAAAGCTGAAAAAAGCAAAAAGCTTACAAGTCAATCACGATATTAATGTTTGGCCGAAAAAGCCGATAAAAGAAAATTTTGAATTTGAAATCATAAAAGTGGACAGCAATATTCAAAATATTCAATTAAATTCGTATGCATCCACACAAAATGATCCTACATTTTATTGGCCTTTTGCTGTGTTCTTAGACCAAAATGCCTGTGTCCTTGAAGGGGCAGGTGGATTTAAAAATGATGAAAACTTACCTTCTATGCTATCTCATGAAATGATTGCAGGTATTTTACATGTACCTGAACAAAGTCATTATTTATTGTTGACACCACTCTCTTCTGCTGTAGATGTCGAACATAAAGTTCTAACCAATCACGGTCAGTTGAAATTAATCGCAATTCGCTAA
- a CDS encoding DUF6160 family protein, which yields MKIITKLALVSSMAISANAMAMQAMDDASLSAATGQDGLNIGIGISKIEIGKVFVHDNDGLAVANGGTATAGAIVIQGNGKTGDPLENHGIVIGANYDNSGAYLLPSRNLADLKIDTDANGGNAFINIAAQVSGLDIKIGQIGVVASADVPATGATSIRRGGTGTVNPILSGLSLKTGPMSANIQLGAAPQGAMIQLSATMVGGLEIKDLGILDNSTKTATRAAGEIFVESIKVADANSLDLTLNQKISVIGEEGASKGYIRMISTSGAHDTYVKGVHLGSRDAASIGDVEVQGMQTYFSPAAGVYMPGAVITISGH from the coding sequence ATGAAAATTATTACTAAACTTGCTTTAGTTTCTTCAATGGCAATCAGTGCAAATGCAATGGCAATGCAAGCAATGGATGACGCTTCGCTCAGTGCCGCTACAGGTCAAGATGGTTTGAATATCGGTATTGGTATTTCTAAAATCGAAATCGGTAAAGTCTTCGTTCACGATAATGATGGTCTAGCTGTTGCAAATGGCGGTACTGCCACGGCTGGTGCTATTGTGATTCAAGGTAATGGTAAAACTGGTGATCCGTTAGAAAATCACGGTATTGTGATTGGTGCAAACTATGACAATTCTGGGGCATATTTACTTCCTTCTCGTAACTTAGCTGACTTGAAAATTGACACAGATGCAAACGGTGGCAATGCATTTATTAACATTGCAGCTCAAGTTTCAGGTTTAGATATTAAAATTGGTCAAATTGGTGTAGTTGCTTCGGCTGATGTTCCTGCAACAGGTGCAACTTCTATCCGCCGTGGTGGTACAGGCACGGTGAATCCGATTCTAAGTGGTCTATCACTGAAAACAGGACCAATGTCTGCAAACATTCAATTGGGTGCTGCACCGCAAGGCGCAATGATTCAACTAAGCGCAACCATGGTTGGTGGTTTAGAAATTAAAGATCTAGGTATTTTAGATAACTCAACCAAAACAGCAACACGTGCTGCAGGTGAAATCTTTGTTGAAAGCATTAAAGTTGCAGATGCAAATTCTCTCGATTTAACACTGAATCAAAAAATTAGTGTGATTGGTGAAGAGGGTGCAAGTAAAGGTTATATTCGTATGATTAGCACAAGTGGCGCACACGATACCTATGTGAAAGGTGTGCATTTGGGTAGTCGTGATGCTGCATCTATTGGTGATGTAGAAGTTCAAGGCATGCAAACTTACTTTAGCCCTGCTGCTGGTGTATATATGCCAGGTGCTGTGATTACTATTTCAGGTCACTAA
- a CDS encoding OmpP1/FadL family transporter, whose amino-acid sequence MKNIRLSPLVSAILLTGYSSVTFAALGQNLSVDIRSLAMGNAVTADPPGISAIHFNPAALTKIEGLQTDVQGILADFNIEREFSVPAGYNVFGYSDDPIVCNDGPEVDADICTDFKGPVRGDVEYPSLYVPGLKKMVDLGKGMPVAAPTAGIAYNPPGSKMTFATAMYAPLIAGFGAEDGNPGNFMGQQVALERITYLSPSMAYQINDQLSIGGSIGMSYQALALKNDLRFPNELIGMLRMIDDVVCTPFKENSDVITDILLLGMCNAEEGMNPFGRFGQLELSAEQSLSPSYNLGVLWEPTEDFSFGVVYQSAAKMRMKGKYYIDNSKAPQELIKGLMSSPTGQILAAVLGFPSSVPASESGLVSMDLEYPAHFQAGIKYKLLPDLQVNVDVGWTDYKAWDKFKFEFDRQVSALKIAKLLSANISDSSLALPLAFESPWNYGIGIEYSATDRLKLRAGYEPRTSAIPDDKRNTMVPINNARLFGLGVGYRFDADTDLDLSIGFLQSRDKIPANSSSLANQTGVNNILLNPYAGLNVKTDTTITILGLNYRTRW is encoded by the coding sequence ATGAAAAATATCCGACTGAGCCCTTTGGTGTCTGCCATATTATTAACGGGCTATTCTAGTGTTACCTTTGCTGCTTTAGGACAAAACTTATCAGTTGATATTCGCTCGTTGGCTATGGGGAATGCGGTCACTGCAGATCCACCTGGGATCAGTGCGATTCATTTTAACCCAGCGGCATTGACCAAAATTGAAGGTTTGCAAACGGATGTGCAGGGTATTCTCGCTGATTTTAATATCGAGCGTGAGTTCTCTGTTCCAGCAGGTTATAACGTTTTTGGTTATTCAGATGATCCGATTGTTTGTAATGATGGGCCTGAAGTTGATGCTGATATTTGTACCGACTTTAAAGGCCCCGTCCGTGGTGATGTCGAATACCCGAGCTTATATGTACCCGGTTTGAAGAAAATGGTGGACTTGGGTAAAGGTATGCCTGTGGCTGCCCCGACTGCGGGTATAGCATATAATCCACCGGGTTCTAAAATGACATTTGCAACGGCCATGTATGCGCCATTAATTGCAGGATTTGGGGCGGAAGATGGTAATCCTGGTAACTTTATGGGACAACAAGTTGCGCTAGAACGGATCACCTATTTATCTCCATCTATGGCCTACCAAATTAATGATCAGCTTTCCATTGGTGGTTCAATTGGCATGTCTTATCAAGCTTTGGCATTAAAAAATGATCTACGGTTTCCCAATGAGTTAATTGGGATGCTGCGTATGATTGATGATGTAGTCTGTACTCCGTTTAAAGAAAACTCTGATGTGATTACGGACATACTCTTGTTAGGGATGTGTAATGCTGAAGAGGGGATGAATCCTTTTGGACGCTTTGGTCAACTCGAACTTTCAGCAGAACAATCACTGAGTCCAAGCTATAACTTGGGTGTGCTGTGGGAGCCAACAGAAGATTTTAGTTTTGGGGTAGTTTACCAAAGTGCAGCCAAAATGCGGATGAAAGGTAAATATTACATAGACAATTCTAAAGCACCACAAGAACTCATTAAGGGATTGATGTCCTCTCCAACAGGGCAGATTCTGGCTGCTGTTTTAGGTTTTCCAAGTTCTGTACCAGCCAGTGAGTCGGGCTTGGTATCGATGGATTTAGAGTATCCAGCACATTTCCAAGCGGGGATTAAGTATAAACTTTTACCTGATTTACAAGTCAATGTTGATGTGGGTTGGACCGACTATAAAGCATGGGACAAATTTAAATTTGAATTTGACCGTCAAGTTTCGGCGCTCAAAATTGCGAAATTGCTCTCAGCTAATATTTCAGACAGTAGTTTGGCCCTACCTTTGGCTTTTGAGTCACCGTGGAACTACGGTATTGGGATTGAATATTCAGCAACAGATCGTTTAAAACTCCGTGCAGGCTATGAACCACGCACCAGTGCGATTCCTGATGATAAACGTAATACGATGGTACCAATTAACAATGCGCGCTTGTTTGGTTTGGGTGTTGGTTATCGTTTTGATGCAGATACTGATTTAGATTTATCCATTGGCTTTTTGCAAAGCCGAGATAAAATTCCTGCAAATTCTAGTAGCTTAGCGAACCAAACTGGGGTAAATAATATTCTATTAAACCCATATGCTGGCTTAAATGTAAAAACAGATACAACCATTACGATTTTAGGGTTGAACTATAGAACACGGTGGTAA
- a CDS encoding C39 family peptidase, translating to MLEIALGSAMMYYFATEAFDIKKKPAEAVYYTEVLDSRNASFTRMHHEPVLINPAVEDQFRGIVRQAYDYSCGSAALTTLINGYVGAQLTEQQTMDGLLRYGEYERIIERRSFSLLDMKRFVTALGLESGGYKGEFEDLVKQGQPAIVPISYAGFKHFVVYKGYKDGRVYVADPALGNISFDEQRFKDVWENNTLFLINVPLEQRKNMLALQEADLRHVDDATVNRYALVDIQYPQHYMEKIADRASTIRLERNKNKESEYYGQPTYNFLRLYYKNK from the coding sequence ATGTTAGAGATCGCATTGGGCTCAGCAATGATGTATTACTTTGCCACCGAAGCCTTTGATATTAAGAAAAAACCTGCGGAAGCAGTTTACTATACTGAAGTTCTAGACTCTCGGAATGCATCTTTTACCAGAATGCATCATGAACCTGTCCTAATTAATCCTGCTGTAGAAGATCAATTTCGAGGCATTGTCCGTCAAGCTTATGACTATAGTTGTGGCTCAGCAGCACTGACCACCTTAATCAATGGTTATGTCGGTGCACAACTTACCGAACAACAAACCATGGATGGCTTGCTTCGCTATGGCGAATATGAGCGAATTATTGAGCGCCGGAGTTTTTCTTTATTGGACATGAAACGCTTTGTGACTGCACTTGGTTTAGAAAGTGGAGGTTACAAGGGGGAATTTGAGGATTTGGTCAAGCAAGGTCAACCTGCCATTGTTCCAATTTCTTATGCTGGTTTTAAGCATTTTGTGGTCTATAAGGGCTATAAAGATGGTCGAGTCTATGTTGCCGATCCTGCTTTGGGAAATATTAGTTTTGATGAGCAACGTTTTAAGGATGTTTGGGAAAATAACACGTTGTTTTTAATTAATGTTCCGCTAGAGCAGCGAAAAAATATGCTGGCTTTACAGGAAGCTGATCTGCGACATGTCGATGATGCTACGGTCAACCGCTATGCACTTGTCGATATTCAATATCCACAACATTATATGGAAAAAATAGCCGATCGTGCATCCACAATTCGCCTAGAGCGTAATAAAAATAAAGAGTCGGAATACTATGGACAACCGACGTACAATTTTCTCAGGCTTTATTATAAGAACAAATAA
- a CDS encoding class I SAM-dependent methyltransferase encodes MVSPMRLYVEQEHLEKAQYYVAVLFSRGVEVSIEVAEKLNARFFRFHPELGLCADAEGLWLCANGMKMQPDWKAEIPRLKRASLKSEMIARACHLTEKPKLIDATAGLGHDSLLMAYLGANVTLVERHPILFTLLESSKEQALQDAFLNPVVTRIGLVFSDSAEYLQQQAEQGNTVDVVYLDPMFPQRDQNQQAVKKQAQVKKQMQLLHMLLPEDGEMDLGDHLLGLAQKVAKRVVVKRPRLAVFLANQETTHQWLGDACRFDAYFQHEHLD; translated from the coding sequence ATGGTAAGCCCAATGCGCTTATATGTGGAACAAGAGCATTTAGAAAAAGCACAGTACTATGTTGCTGTGCTTTTTTCTCGTGGTGTCGAGGTCAGCATCGAAGTCGCCGAAAAGTTAAATGCACGTTTTTTCCGTTTTCATCCTGAACTGGGTTTATGTGCCGATGCTGAAGGGCTTTGGCTTTGTGCCAATGGCATGAAAATGCAGCCAGATTGGAAAGCAGAAATTCCACGTTTAAAGCGTGCGTCGTTAAAGTCTGAAATGATTGCGCGTGCTTGCCACTTGACTGAAAAACCTAAGCTCATTGATGCAACGGCAGGGCTTGGGCATGACTCACTGCTCATGGCATATTTGGGAGCCAATGTCACGTTGGTAGAACGCCATCCCATTTTATTTACCTTGTTAGAGTCAAGTAAGGAACAGGCTTTACAGGATGCATTCTTAAACCCTGTGGTGACTCGAATTGGCTTGGTTTTTTCAGACTCCGCAGAGTATTTGCAACAACAAGCAGAGCAGGGCAATACGGTCGATGTGGTTTATCTGGACCCGATGTTTCCACAACGTGATCAAAATCAGCAAGCAGTGAAAAAACAGGCGCAAGTGAAAAAGCAAATGCAGCTTTTACATATGTTATTGCCTGAAGATGGCGAAATGGATTTGGGTGATCATCTACTTGGTTTGGCACAAAAAGTAGCCAAACGGGTGGTGGTCAAACGTCCTCGCTTGGCCGTGTTTTTGGCAAATCAAGAAACCACTCATCAGTGGTTGGGGGATGCATGCCGTTTTGATGCCTATTTTCAGCATGAACACTTAGACTGA
- a CDS encoding NUDIX hydrolase: MDEHSLTRILQQQLRFSSKIKSADAAVLIAITNEEDPKVLLTRRSVYLSNHAGEVSFPGGKRDPQDTSNIVVALREAYEETALNPFDVQLLGDLPMQKARNGMLVKPVVGLIPPEVELVAQPAEIDRIFFASLKQLMEVPAVPYEVRFAHQSLYFPSMRVENEIVWGLTARMLVALFQYGLSYHKEWPFLVNSPTFRFPK, translated from the coding sequence ATGGATGAACATTCATTAACACGCATACTGCAACAACAGTTACGGTTTTCAAGCAAAATTAAATCGGCAGATGCAGCTGTGTTAATCGCAATCACCAATGAAGAGGATCCCAAAGTTTTACTGACCCGCCGCTCTGTTTATCTATCTAATCATGCTGGCGAAGTGTCTTTTCCTGGCGGAAAAAGAGATCCACAAGATACCAGTAATATCGTGGTTGCCTTACGTGAAGCCTATGAAGAAACCGCGCTGAATCCTTTTGATGTGCAGTTGCTCGGTGATTTACCGATGCAAAAGGCCCGTAATGGCATGCTGGTCAAACCTGTGGTCGGGCTAATCCCACCTGAAGTTGAACTGGTTGCTCAGCCGGCAGAAATTGATCGCATTTTCTTTGCATCACTCAAACAGCTGATGGAAGTACCTGCTGTGCCTTATGAAGTTCGTTTTGCCCATCAATCCCTCTATTTTCCCAGTATGCGGGTGGAAAATGAAATTGTTTGGGGGCTGACAGCACGGATGTTGGTTGCACTATTTCAATATGGTTTGAGCTACCATAAAGAGTGGCCATTTTTAGTCAATTCACCGACTTTTCGGTTCCCTAAGTAA